Within Candidatus Methylomirabilota bacterium, the genomic segment CACACGCAACGCGTGCGTCGGCTGCCACACGATCCGCGGGGTGTCGGCGGGAACGCTGGGTCCGGACCTCACGCACTTCGGCAGCCGTCAGACGCTGGCCGCCGGCCTGCTCCCCGCCACCGTCGAGAACGTCACTGCGTGGCTCCGCAACCCGGCCGCGCTCAAGCCCGGCGTGAAGATGCCCAACCTCGGGCTCGGCGAGCCCGACGCCCGCACCCTGGCCGCGTACCTCGTGAGTCTCAAGTGATGGCGATCCGCCAGCTCGCCTTCCAGCAGGTGCAGGCGCCGGCGGCGACCGGCGTTTGGAGCTGGGTCACGACCGTCGACCACAAGCGGATCGGGATCCTCTACGGCGCGACGGCCTTCGGCTTTTTCCTGCTGGGGGGGATCGAGGCCCTGGTGATCCGGCTGCAGCTGGCACGGCCCGGCGGCACCATCGTCAGCGCGGAGACCTTCAACGCGCTCTTCACGATGCACGGCACCACGATGATCTTCCTGGCGGTCATGCCGCTCAACGCCGCCCTGTTCAATTACATGATCCCGCTGATGATCGGCGCGCGGGACGTGGCGTTCCCCCGCCTCAACGCGCTGTCGTACTGGATTTTCCTGGCCGGCGGGTTGCTGTTGAACGCGAGCTGGCTCAGGGGGACGCCGCCGGACGCCGGCTGGTTCGGCTACGCCAACCTCACCTCCCGACAGTTCTCGCCTGGCCCGAATGTCGACTTCTGGATGCTGAGTCTCCAAGTATTGGGCGCCTCCTCGATGATCGCCGCGGTGAACTTCATCGTGACGATCCTCAATCTGCGCGCGCCGGGCATGAGCCTGATGCGCATGCCCCTCTTCGTCTGGATGACGCTGGTGGTCCAGTTCCTCATCGTGTTGGCCTTCCCGCCGGTCACGGTGGGGCTGATCTTCCTGACGTTCGACCGCTTCTTCGGCACCCACTTCTACGACGTGGGCGCCGGCGGCGACCTCCACCTGTGGCAGCACCTCTTCTGGATCTTCGGCCACCCCGAGGTCTACATCCTGATCCTCCCCGCGTTCGGCATCGTCTCCGAGGTGCTCCCCACCTTCGCCCGCAAGCCCCTGTTCGGGGCGCCCATCATGATCTACTCCGGCGCCCTCATCGGCTTCTTCGGGTTCGGCGTCTGGAGTCACCACATGTTCGCCGCCGGCATGGGCCCGGTCGCCGACGCTGCGTTCTCGATCGCTACCATGATCATCGCGATCCCCACCGGCGTGAAGATCTTCAACTGGCTGGCCACGCTCTGGGGCGGGACGATCCGGGCCACTACGGCCCTGCACTTCGCCGTCGGCCTCATCGGCCTGTTCACCATCGGCGGGCTCTCGGGCATCATGCACGCCTCCCCCCCGGTCGACCTCCAGCAGACCGACTCGTACTTCGTGGTCGCCCACCTGCACTACGTTCTGATCGGCGGCAGCCTCTTCGGTCTCTTCGCCGGCGCCTACTACTGGTGGCCCAAGATCACCGGCCGGCTGCTCGACGAGCGGCTGGGCCGCTGGCAGTTCTGGCTGCTCTTCGTGGCCTTCAACGTCGCCTTCTTCCCCCAGCACTATCTGGGCGCCATCGGCATGCCGCGCCGGATCTATACGTATCCCGACGGACCCTGGAGCTTCTGGAACCTCGTTTCGACCCTCGGCGCCTTCGGCATCGCCGCCGCCATCCTCCTCTTCATCGTGATCGCTCTCCGGAGCCTGCGCGGCGGCGCGCCGGCACCGGCGGACCCCTGGGACGGCCGCACGCTCGAATGGCGGACCTCCTCGCCGCCGCCCCCGCACAACTTCGACGCCATCCCGCCCATCTACGGGCGCGACACCTACTGGCGCGAGAAGCACGGCCCGCGTCGGGCGCCGCTGGCGCCGCCGACCGAAGAGCACGCCATCCACCTGCCGGCCCCCTCGCACTGGCCGGTCGTGACCGCGCTGGGCGTCGGGGTCGCCGCCGCCGGCGCCCTCATCCACGTCGCCGTCGTCGTCCTGGGCGGCCTGCTGACGCTCTACGGCGCCTGGCACTTCGCGCTCGAGCACCACCGCAACCCGGCCCACGCGCACCAGGCGGGCGGGCTCGGCGTCGATCACCGCAAGCTCGCGATGTGGACCTTCATCGGATCCGAGTGCCTGTTCTTCGGCACGCTCATCGCCACCTACATGGCCTACAAGGGCCGCAGCGTGACGGGCCCGCACCCCCACGAGGTCCTCAATATCCCGCTCACGACCGTCAGCACGTTCGATCTGCTGATGTCGAGCCTCCTGATGGTGTTGGCGCTGGCGGCCGTGCAACGGGGCGATCGCTTCCAGTCGCGCCTCTGGCTCGGCGGCACGGTCTTCTTCGGCCTGATCTTCCTCGGCTTCCAGGCCTACGAGTTCATCCATTTCGTCCGGGAAGGCCTCACGCTGCAGCAGAA encodes:
- the ctaD gene encoding cytochrome c oxidase subunit I; the encoded protein is MAIRQLAFQQVQAPAATGVWSWVTTVDHKRIGILYGATAFGFFLLGGIEALVIRLQLARPGGTIVSAETFNALFTMHGTTMIFLAVMPLNAALFNYMIPLMIGARDVAFPRLNALSYWIFLAGGLLLNASWLRGTPPDAGWFGYANLTSRQFSPGPNVDFWMLSLQVLGASSMIAAVNFIVTILNLRAPGMSLMRMPLFVWMTLVVQFLIVLAFPPVTVGLIFLTFDRFFGTHFYDVGAGGDLHLWQHLFWIFGHPEVYILILPAFGIVSEVLPTFARKPLFGAPIMIYSGALIGFFGFGVWSHHMFAAGMGPVADAAFSIATMIIAIPTGVKIFNWLATLWGGTIRATTALHFAVGLIGLFTIGGLSGIMHASPPVDLQQTDSYFVVAHLHYVLIGGSLFGLFAGAYYWWPKITGRLLDERLGRWQFWLLFVAFNVAFFPQHYLGAIGMPRRIYTYPDGPWSFWNLVSTLGAFGIAAAILLFIVIALRSLRGGAPAPADPWDGRTLEWRTSSPPPPHNFDAIPPIYGRDTYWREKHGPRRAPLAPPTEEHAIHLPAPSHWPVVTALGVGVAAAGALIHVAVVVLGGLLTLYGAWHFALEHHRNPAHAHQAGGLGVDHRKLAMWTFIGSECLFFGTLIATYMAYKGRSVTGPHPHEVLNIPLTTVSTFDLLMSSLLMVLALAAVQRGDRFQSRLWLGGTVFFGLIFLGFQAYEFIHFVREGLTLQQNLFGSTFFVLTGFHGGHVSLGVLWLLTLLILDLRGRLGAEDAIKVEVAGLYWHFVDIVWIVIFTLLYLVP